The Bacillota bacterium genome includes the window CGGACACAACCTGCAAGAGCACTCGGTGGTAATGGTCCGCGGCGGCAGAGTCAAGGACCTCCCCGGCGTCAGGTATCATATCATCCGTGGGACCCTGGACTCCGCCGGAGTCCAGAACCGGATGCAGGGTCGCTCCAAGTACGGCGCCAAGCGGCCCAAGAAGTAGCCTGTAAGGGGGTTCGCCCGTCATGCCCAGAAGGGGTTCGGTCGAGCGCCGGGAGGTCACTCCCGACCCGATCTACCACAGCTTGAACGTCTCTCGGTTCGTCAACAAGATCATGTACAGCGGTAAGAAAGTGACCGCTCAAGGCGAATTCTACCGGGCCATGGAGATCATCAAGGAGAAGTCCGGCAAGGATCCGCTGGAAGTGTTTGAACAGGCGATCAAGAACGCCATGCCGGTCCTCGAGGTCAAGGCCCGCCGGGTCGGCGGCGCCACCTACCAGGTCCCGGTCGAAGTGCGGGCCGACCGCCGGCTGGCCCTGGCGTTGCGCTGGTTGATCCAGTACTCTCGGGCCCGCGGCGAGCGGGGATTCGAGAACAAGCTGGCGGCCGAGTTGATGGACGCCGCGGCCAACACCGGGTCGACCGTCAAGAAGAGGGAAGACACGCACAAGATGGCTGAAGCCAACAAGGCTTTCGCCCATTATCGCTGGTAGTAAGCGAGGGGTAGCTCGCCGGGCAGGTCCGCCAGAGAGGCGAGCCGACGGTCGCAAAGAACCCCTCGACGGAGAGGGGGGGATGGGATGTCCAGGGAACACTCACTTGAGAAGACCAGAAACATCGGCATCATGGCCCATATCGACGCGGGCAAGACGACGACCACCGAGCGGATCCTCTTCTACACCGGACGGGTCCACCGGATGGGCGAGGTTCATAACGGCGCGGCGACGATGGACTGGATGGTCCAGGAACAGGAACGTGGAATCACCATCACCTCGGCCGCGACGACCTGCTACTGGCGGGATCATCGTGTCAACATTATAGACACACCAGGACACGTTGATTTTACCGTCGAAGTCGAGCGGTCCCTCCGGGTCCTCGACGGGGCGGTGGCCGTCTTCTGCGCCAAGGGCGGGGTTGAGCCCCAGTCCGAGACGGTCTGGCGACA containing:
- the rpsG gene encoding 30S ribosomal protein S7, with translation MPRRGSVERREVTPDPIYHSLNVSRFVNKIMYSGKKVTAQGEFYRAMEIIKEKSGKDPLEVFEQAIKNAMPVLEVKARRVGGATYQVPVEVRADRRLALALRWLIQYSRARGERGFENKLAAELMDAAANTGSTVKKREDTHKMAEANKAFAHYRW